In Pseudonocardia sp. C8, one genomic interval encodes:
- a CDS encoding GAF and ANTAR domain-containing protein, with protein MPSAPYDSLVSALRAAAQNLISDRAVEHRPDGGMGQILAAAVATVPGADVGGISITEHGVIDSPAVTHDDVRLLNELQTRLHEGPCFTALETPPPDGVIDAQDLTRAPDATRWPRYAAQAVEHGYRSLLSTELSLRGRHRVGMTLYAREPGVFDDTARTLAGLSAVQAALVVNGADRAAHLRRAVDSRDLIGQAKGILMERFMIDAEEAFRMLVRASQETNVRLVDVAHLLTEGALSVPRNSVRNPEKPGPRRSPDPN; from the coding sequence ATGCCGTCCGCCCCCTACGACAGCCTGGTCTCGGCGCTGCGGGCCGCTGCCCAGAACCTGATCTCCGACCGCGCCGTGGAACACCGCCCGGATGGGGGGATGGGCCAGATCCTGGCGGCCGCGGTCGCCACCGTCCCGGGCGCCGACGTCGGCGGTATCTCCATCACCGAGCACGGGGTGATCGACTCACCGGCGGTCACCCATGACGACGTCCGGCTGCTCAACGAGCTCCAGACCCGGCTGCACGAAGGCCCGTGCTTCACCGCCCTCGAGACCCCACCACCCGACGGGGTCATCGATGCCCAGGATCTGACCCGGGCTCCGGATGCGACCCGCTGGCCGCGGTACGCTGCGCAGGCCGTCGAGCACGGCTACCGGTCGCTGCTATCCACCGAGCTGTCGCTGCGCGGGCGCCACCGGGTCGGGATGACGCTGTATGCCCGCGAGCCAGGGGTCTTCGACGACACCGCACGCACGCTCGCCGGGCTGTCCGCGGTACAGGCCGCCCTGGTGGTCAACGGCGCCGATCGGGCCGCACACCTGCGGCGCGCCGTCGACTCCCGTGACCTGATCGGCCAGGCCAAGGGCATCCTGATGGAACGCTTCATGATCGACGCCGAGGAAGCCTTCCGGATGCTCGTGCGCGCCTCGCAGGAGACCAACGTGCGGCTCGTCGACGTGGCCCACCTGCTCACCGAGGGCGCCCTCTCCGTTCCACGCAACTCTGTGAGGAACCCGGAGAAGCCCGGCCCCAGGCGCAGTCCCGACCCGAACTGA
- a CDS encoding S8 family serine peptidase, with the protein MSDDSIRSSCPDELTHDSRTVVRRDPTRLLLCFHDPRQPDELGRRLQELDLELEPSGVARGGEPPTEVVNHTDRRFWVRSAVAAEIDDEWLDQVERVFGRQLAWIGGVYCDPQVAGRGGLHCPLPNALLVADGADVGDRLREDTGVSRYMAGYRYWTVVEPRAVSAYQVRASLLERGRHGVEDVLFDIMPLLAPYSFEPADTFYPPGPQPGVPSYRGQWNLSRIRAYGPGRTAFDYVPTGASVTIAVLDSGCDLTHPDLLFAPGAGGPSQNGDHGLAPTFAAGHGTMSAGVAAATTHNLKGICGVAGYWANVMPLAFTNVTVAEFSALVGFAVSNGADVLNMSFNVPRWAGHPVTDLALTNAYNNNVVVCGSAGNDNGAVTYPATHARVIAVGATDVSDARYFRSNFGAALSVCAPGVDIPTTMVQGSGNLVDLGRSDWLSDFTGTSAAVPHVAALAAMLRCADPTLTVDEVRNIIEATADRVPPTPYSGASSNGPRSQFLGHGRINALDALLATRPARLRR; encoded by the coding sequence ATGAGTGATGATTCGATACGGAGTAGTTGTCCCGACGAGTTGACCCACGATTCCCGGACTGTCGTCAGGCGTGATCCTACCCGTCTACTTCTGTGCTTTCATGATCCGCGACAGCCGGACGAGCTCGGGCGGCGCCTGCAGGAGCTCGACCTTGAGCTTGAGCCGAGCGGTGTCGCGCGAGGTGGCGAGCCGCCCACTGAGGTGGTCAACCACACGGATCGGCGATTCTGGGTGCGCTCCGCGGTCGCCGCCGAGATCGACGACGAGTGGCTCGATCAGGTCGAGCGGGTGTTCGGCCGGCAGCTCGCCTGGATCGGCGGGGTGTACTGCGACCCGCAGGTAGCGGGGCGGGGTGGCCTGCACTGCCCGCTCCCCAACGCGTTGCTCGTCGCTGATGGTGCCGATGTTGGCGATCGTCTGCGGGAAGACACCGGCGTTTCTCGCTACATGGCCGGATATCGCTACTGGACCGTCGTGGAACCGCGCGCCGTTTCCGCCTACCAGGTGCGCGCCAGCCTGTTGGAACGCGGCCGGCACGGTGTCGAGGACGTACTGTTCGATATCATGCCGCTTCTGGCGCCGTACTCGTTCGAACCGGCCGACACATTCTACCCTCCGGGGCCGCAGCCCGGCGTGCCGAGCTATCGTGGGCAATGGAACCTGTCCCGGATCCGTGCCTACGGTCCCGGGCGCACGGCGTTTGATTACGTGCCGACTGGAGCTTCCGTCACTATCGCCGTGCTTGACTCGGGGTGCGATTTGACCCATCCAGATCTGTTGTTCGCTCCCGGGGCCGGCGGGCCGAGCCAGAACGGCGACCATGGACTTGCCCCCACCTTCGCCGCCGGTCACGGCACGATGTCGGCCGGGGTCGCCGCGGCGACCACGCACAATCTCAAGGGAATCTGCGGGGTCGCCGGGTACTGGGCGAACGTGATGCCGTTGGCGTTCACCAACGTCACGGTCGCCGAGTTCAGTGCGTTGGTCGGGTTCGCCGTGAGCAACGGCGCGGACGTGCTCAATATGAGCTTCAACGTGCCCCGATGGGCGGGCCACCCGGTTACTGATCTGGCACTGACCAACGCATACAACAACAATGTGGTCGTCTGCGGATCAGCAGGAAATGACAATGGTGCGGTGACCTACCCTGCCACCCATGCCCGGGTCATCGCGGTAGGCGCGACCGATGTGAGCGACGCACGCTACTTTCGGTCTAATTTCGGGGCAGCATTATCCGTATGCGCGCCCGGCGTGGATATTCCCACGACAATGGTGCAAGGGAGCGGCAACCTCGTCGACCTCGGTCGCAGTGACTGGCTGTCCGACTTCACCGGAACCTCGGCCGCGGTTCCGCACGTCGCCGCGCTCGCAGCGATGCTGCGTTGCGCGGACCCCACCCTGACGGTGGACGAGGTGCGCAACATCATCGAAGCCACCGCTGATCGGGTACCACCGACGCCCTACTCCGGCGCGAGCTCGAACGGACCACGATCCCAGTTTCTGGGGCACGGCCGGATCAACGCCCTTGACGCGTTGCTGGCGACCCGGCCGGCGCGGCTACGCCGGTAG
- a CDS encoding RNA polymerase sigma factor, which yields MDEVERAFREAHGQAVATLVRIFGDISLAEDAVQDAFVTAVDLWPRQGIPSNPAGWIITAARNRAIDIVRRHQRGRDLLAQVATDQLAGSSPPGTGEDPLTMRDDQLRLIFTCCHPALRVEHQVALTLRLIAGLTPAQVARGFLISEATMTKRLVRARYKIKAAGIPYRVPTDAELPARLRVVLAVLYLIYNAGADDPQDSGELRREAIRLTRALVALMPDEAEACGLLALLLLCESRIPARRLDGDIVLLRDQDRSRWDRALITEGHELVLACLRRGHLGPFQLQAAIHGLHCAAPRFEDTDWPAIVRFYDRLVALMPTPVVKLNRAIAVAETAGPAAALELLDGVAAELDTYHLLHASRAAMLERLGRIAEAAAGYRRAAQLAPTACEARFLSRRQAELTAPDQQNPKEHP from the coding sequence ATGGACGAGGTGGAGCGGGCGTTCCGGGAGGCCCACGGCCAGGCGGTGGCCACCCTGGTCCGGATCTTCGGTGATATCTCGCTGGCCGAGGACGCCGTGCAGGATGCATTCGTCACCGCCGTGGACCTCTGGCCGCGGCAGGGCATCCCGTCCAATCCGGCCGGATGGATCATCACGGCGGCGCGGAACCGGGCCATCGACATCGTGCGCCGACACCAGCGCGGTCGCGACCTGCTCGCGCAGGTCGCGACCGATCAGCTGGCCGGCTCGTCCCCGCCCGGGACGGGAGAGGATCCCTTGACCATGCGCGATGATCAGCTCCGGCTCATCTTCACCTGCTGTCACCCGGCACTGCGGGTGGAGCATCAGGTCGCCCTGACGCTGCGCTTGATTGCCGGGTTGACACCCGCGCAGGTCGCCCGCGGGTTCCTGATCAGCGAGGCGACCATGACCAAGCGCCTGGTCCGCGCCAGGTACAAGATCAAGGCCGCGGGCATCCCGTATCGAGTCCCGACCGATGCCGAGCTGCCGGCCCGCCTGCGTGTCGTGCTCGCGGTGCTGTATTTGATCTACAACGCGGGCGCGGACGACCCGCAGGACAGCGGTGAGCTTCGCCGCGAGGCGATCCGGCTGACCCGTGCCCTGGTGGCGCTGATGCCGGACGAAGCGGAGGCCTGCGGGCTGCTCGCGCTCCTGCTGCTGTGCGAGTCCCGCATCCCGGCGCGGCGGCTCGACGGTGACATCGTGCTGCTGCGCGACCAAGACCGGTCACGGTGGGACCGGGCTCTGATCACCGAAGGGCACGAGCTGGTGCTCGCCTGCCTGCGCCGCGGGCACCTGGGCCCGTTCCAGCTCCAAGCTGCGATCCACGGGCTGCACTGCGCGGCGCCTCGGTTCGAGGACACCGACTGGCCGGCCATCGTCCGCTTCTACGACCGCCTGGTCGCACTCATGCCGACGCCCGTCGTGAAGTTGAACCGGGCCATCGCCGTCGCCGAGACCGCGGGTCCCGCCGCCGCCCTGGAACTGCTCGACGGGGTGGCCGCGGAGCTCGACACTTACCACCTCCTGCACGCCTCCCGCGCCGCGATGCTGGAACGGCTCGGCCGCATAGCCGAGGCGGCCGCGGGATACCGCCGCGCCGCCCAACTGGCACCGACGGCCTGCGAAGCACGGTTCCTGTCTCGACGACAGGCCGAGCTCACCGCGCCCGACCAGCAGAACCCGAAGGAGCACCCATGA
- a CDS encoding YciI family protein translates to MNQYLLAVYESGGTVEGAPATPEEMQSFMARVVALEDELDNAGAFVFGGALHGPDAATVVRGGTGLDKITTDGPFTEAKEHIGGFYIINAVNLDEALNWAERVVEATNHAIEVRPFRATGRIRDH, encoded by the coding sequence ATGAATCAGTATCTGCTGGCGGTCTACGAGTCCGGGGGCACGGTTGAGGGGGCTCCGGCGACTCCGGAGGAGATGCAGTCGTTCATGGCCAGGGTCGTCGCCCTGGAAGACGAGCTGGACAACGCCGGAGCATTCGTCTTCGGTGGGGCCCTGCACGGTCCGGACGCCGCGACCGTGGTCCGTGGCGGTACCGGCCTCGACAAGATCACAACGGACGGGCCGTTCACGGAGGCCAAAGAGCACATCGGCGGGTTCTACATCATCAACGCCGTCAACCTGGACGAGGCGCTGAACTGGGCGGAACGGGTCGTGGAGGCGACCAATCACGCGATCGAGGTCCGGCCGTTCCGCGCCACCGGCCGGATCCGGGATCACTGA
- a CDS encoding Lsr2 family protein, giving the protein MAKIQTVRLVDDLTGDEAVETVPFAVDGTHFEIELSAANATALRESLAPFVAAARDISSRPGHRGRHGPRSSGGTASSTATRERNQAVRAWARQNGFTVSERGRIPGEVVAAYQSANQSHAPTQDTAPQFSG; this is encoded by the coding sequence GTGGCGAAGATTCAGACCGTCCGACTCGTCGACGACCTCACCGGAGATGAGGCCGTCGAAACCGTCCCGTTCGCCGTCGACGGTACGCATTTCGAGATCGAGCTGTCGGCTGCGAACGCGACCGCGCTTCGCGAATCGCTAGCCCCGTTCGTCGCGGCCGCCCGCGATATCTCCTCCCGCCCGGGTCACCGGGGGCGCCATGGTCCCCGGAGCAGCGGCGGCACCGCCAGCAGTACGGCCACGCGGGAACGCAATCAGGCCGTGCGGGCGTGGGCCCGCCAGAATGGCTTCACAGTCTCCGAGCGCGGCCGTATCCCCGGCGAGGTCGTGGCCGCGTATCAGTCCGCGAACCAGTCCCACGCGCCGACGCAGGATACTGCGCCGCAGTTCAGCGGCTGA
- a CDS encoding MerR family transcriptional regulator translates to MRTSEVAAQARVNPQTLRYYERRGLLPEPERSASGYRAYRPQAVRLVRFIKRAQDLGFTLDDAEALLHLGDGGPDSCVAARELATAKIADLDRRIADLQAIRTALGHLVETCEQPRDRRECPILLEITSDDED, encoded by the coding sequence GTGCGCACGAGTGAGGTGGCTGCCCAAGCGCGGGTGAACCCGCAGACGCTCCGGTATTACGAGCGCCGTGGGTTGCTCCCGGAGCCGGAGCGGTCGGCGTCGGGCTACCGGGCCTACCGTCCGCAGGCGGTGCGTCTGGTGCGGTTCATCAAGCGGGCACAGGACCTCGGCTTCACCCTCGACGACGCCGAAGCCCTGTTGCATCTCGGCGATGGCGGCCCGGATAGTTGCGTGGCCGCACGGGAACTTGCAACGGCGAAGATCGCGGACCTGGATAGGCGAATCGCGGACCTGCAGGCGATCCGGACGGCGCTGGGCCACTTGGTGGAGACCTGTGAGCAACCGCGTGACCGGCGGGAGTGCCCGATCCTGCTCGAGATCACCAGCGACGACGAGGACTGA
- the merB gene encoding organomercurial lyase, with the protein MAYPFSGIPTAHVVRLDDVAPVHAMCAIDALGLPLMTGRDGVIESVDPGDGRPIRVERRGASWHWSPAESVPRGPHDGRRRAGRRGPAGRRRHGQANDDPRHRTHVVAAVADRRAAMSTIGYPALRRLLEDGAQLVEVLPADEYAEMHLPGAVNFPLKTLDAASAADLDHSRPVVVYCWDGL; encoded by the coding sequence GTGGCGTATCCGTTCTCCGGGATTCCTACCGCCCACGTGGTGCGGCTTGACGATGTGGCACCGGTGCACGCCATGTGCGCGATCGACGCGCTGGGCCTGCCGCTGATGACCGGCCGGGACGGGGTGATCGAGTCGGTCGATCCGGGTGACGGACGACCAATCCGAGTGGAGCGTCGCGGCGCGAGCTGGCACTGGTCACCGGCGGAGAGCGTGCCGCGCGGGCCGCACGACGGTCGCCGTCGCGCGGGACGGCGAGGCCCGGCTGGTCGTCGCCGACACGGTCAAGCCAACGACGATCCCCGCCACCGCACACACGTCGTGGCCGCAGTCGCCGACCGGCGTGCGGCGATGAGCACGATCGGCTATCCGGCGCTGCGCCGGTTGCTTGAAGACGGGGCCCAGCTGGTCGAGGTGCTCCCGGCCGACGAGTACGCCGAGATGCACCTGCCAGGCGCCGTGAACTTCCCGCTCAAGACGCTCGATGCCGCCAGCGCCGCGGACCTCGACCACTCCCGTCCCGTCGTCGTCTACTGCTGGGACGGACTTTGA
- a CDS encoding CBS domain-containing protein, whose product MPGKVDWLARNLPVEGTDAGAPIIGRDLRNDAVIAAPNESIADVRARVMASPQSFALVTTADRILLGRLRGSQLDHVDPAAVAAEVMEAGPSTLRPHEPADTVRSHLVGKGLTYAIVTDPDGRLLGTVNTDDLIRSSAGPQEHR is encoded by the coding sequence ATGCCGGGCAAGGTCGATTGGCTCGCCCGCAACCTGCCGGTCGAGGGCACCGACGCCGGCGCACCGATCATCGGCCGAGATCTGCGCAACGACGCCGTCATCGCCGCGCCCAACGAATCGATCGCCGACGTGCGCGCCCGGGTCATGGCGTCACCGCAGAGTTTCGCGTTGGTCACCACGGCCGATCGCATCCTGCTCGGCCGGCTGCGCGGCAGCCAGCTCGACCACGTCGACCCAGCCGCGGTGGCCGCCGAGGTGATGGAAGCTGGCCCCTCCACCCTTCGTCCGCACGAACCGGCGGACACGGTTCGATCGCACCTGGTCGGCAAGGGCCTGACCTACGCGATCGTGACCGACCCGGACGGTCGGCTCCTGGGCACCGTGAACACCGACGACCTGATCCGGTCCTCGGCCGGCCCTCAGGAGCACCGATGA
- a CDS encoding IS481 family transposase, whose amino-acid sequence MVHVNAPLTERGRLRLARLIVDQHVPVAQAAARFQVSWPTAKRWADRYRLGGPEAMADRSSRPHHMPRATPAPVVRRIVHLRWKKRLGPVQIADRVGCAPSTVHRVLVSCRINRLGHVDRATGAPVRRYEHPAPGDLLHVDVKKLGNIPDGGGWRYVGRVQGERNRAATPGKPRNHHRGPKMGTCFVHTVLDDHSRLAYAEIHDDETAATAIEVLAHAVAWFAARGVTVRRVHSDNGSAYKSHAWKDACAELGITAKRTRPYLPQTNGKIERFHRTLADGWAFARLYTGESQRRKALPGWLHEYNHHRPHTAIGGLPPINRLTNLSDQYS is encoded by the coding sequence GTGGTCCACGTTAACGCGCCACTGACCGAACGAGGCAGGCTGCGCCTGGCGCGCCTGATCGTCGATCAGCACGTGCCGGTCGCTCAGGCCGCGGCCCGGTTCCAGGTGTCCTGGCCGACCGCGAAACGCTGGGCCGACCGTTACCGCCTCGGAGGCCCGGAGGCGATGGCCGACCGCTCGAGTCGCCCGCACCACATGCCGCGGGCGACGCCGGCGCCGGTGGTGCGCCGGATCGTGCACCTGCGCTGGAAGAAGCGCCTCGGCCCGGTCCAGATCGCCGATCGGGTCGGGTGTGCTCCCTCGACCGTGCACCGGGTGCTGGTGAGCTGCCGGATCAATCGCCTTGGTCATGTCGACCGCGCGACCGGTGCGCCGGTGCGCCGCTACGAGCACCCCGCCCCGGGGGACCTGCTGCACGTGGATGTGAAGAAGCTGGGCAACATCCCCGACGGTGGTGGCTGGCGCTATGTCGGACGGGTCCAGGGCGAGCGCAACCGGGCCGCGACCCCGGGTAAGCCGCGCAACCACCACCGCGGCCCGAAGATGGGCACCTGCTTCGTGCACACCGTGCTCGATGACCACTCCCGCCTCGCCTACGCCGAGATCCACGACGACGAGACCGCCGCCACCGCCATCGAGGTCTTGGCCCACGCGGTGGCCTGGTTCGCCGCCCGCGGGGTCACCGTGCGCCGAGTGCACTCGGACAACGGGTCGGCCTACAAGTCCCACGCCTGGAAAGACGCATGCGCCGAGCTGGGCATCACCGCGAAACGGACGCGCCCCTACCTGCCCCAGACGAACGGGAAGATCGAGCGCTTCCACCGCACCCTGGCCGACGGCTGGGCCTTCGCCCGGCTCTACACCGGCGAGTCCCAGCGCCGAAAGGCGTTACCGGGATGGCTACACGAGTACAACCACCACAGGCCCCACACCGCCATCGGCGGTCTGCCTCCGATCAACAGGTTGACCAACCTGTCCGATCAGTACAGCTAG
- a CDS encoding Crp/Fnr family transcriptional regulator: MGDDHFCLSEVALFRDLSRQEMEAMAAAAPMRTVPSGEIVYDPARPVSVLFIVKSGRFRLFRTVPDGRTVTTALSGPGSVFGEMDLLGLRMGATWAEAMQGGDLCLMSRADVRRLLLSDARIATRIAEQLGARIAELEDRLADQVGKTVVERVAHTLCSLAGPAPSGSEADPIRLTHGQLAGLVGATRERTTTALGELAGHGLVSLYRGKIRIRDRARLAATADGLPHIADQPDGGVRWLRGFLQK, from the coding sequence GTGGGCGACGACCATTTCTGCCTGTCCGAGGTCGCGCTGTTCCGCGACCTGTCCCGGCAGGAGATGGAAGCGATGGCCGCGGCGGCACCGATGCGCACCGTGCCGTCGGGTGAGATCGTCTACGACCCGGCGCGCCCGGTGAGCGTGCTGTTCATCGTCAAGTCCGGCAGGTTCCGGCTGTTCCGGACAGTTCCTGACGGCCGGACGGTCACCACGGCGCTGTCGGGGCCGGGTTCGGTGTTCGGCGAGATGGACCTGCTCGGGCTGCGGATGGGAGCCACCTGGGCGGAAGCCATGCAGGGAGGTGACCTGTGTCTGATGAGTCGGGCGGATGTTCGCCGCCTGCTGCTGTCGGATGCCCGCATCGCGACCCGCATCGCGGAGCAGCTCGGGGCCCGCATCGCCGAACTCGAGGACAGGCTGGCCGATCAGGTCGGTAAGACGGTCGTCGAGCGCGTCGCGCACACGCTGTGTTCGCTGGCGGGGCCGGCCCCGTCCGGATCGGAGGCCGACCCGATCCGGCTGACCCACGGGCAGCTGGCCGGACTGGTAGGTGCCACCCGCGAGCGCACCACCACCGCGCTGGGCGAGCTCGCCGGGCACGGGCTGGTCTCGCTCTACCGGGGCAAGATCCGGATCCGGGACCGGGCCCGGCTCGCCGCCACGGCCGACGGATTGCCGCACATCGCGGACCAACCAGACGGAGGCGTCCGCTGGTTGCGGGGATTCCTCCAGAAATGA
- a CDS encoding ATP-binding protein, with translation MTSRTPKPATRAAGSGAPQRVEVSAELKELMRRLKLGRLLDTLPERLALARTQHLAHHDFLEMLLADEVGRRDRQATTLRAARAGLDPNMVLEAWDDTSPVAFDRQLWSELCSLRFLTDAHNALIMGPVGVGKTFLATALGHAAVRRRYSVHFERADKLFKRLRAARLDGTHDDELRKLHRVELLILDDFALHPLGSTDTSDFYELVVERHRHASTITTSNRDPSEMVTMMADPLLAQSAIDRLQSAAYELVVEGESYRQRQKPVPAGRSAADETAEQS, from the coding sequence ATGACCAGCCGAACCCCGAAGCCAGCCACCCGCGCCGCCGGCAGCGGGGCGCCACAACGGGTGGAGGTCTCGGCCGAGCTCAAGGAGTTGATGCGCCGGCTCAAGCTCGGCCGCCTGCTCGACACCCTCCCGGAGCGCCTCGCCCTGGCCCGCACCCAGCATCTGGCCCACCACGACTTCCTGGAGATGCTGCTCGCCGACGAGGTCGGCCGCCGTGACCGCCAGGCCACCACTCTGCGCGCCGCGCGCGCCGGGCTCGACCCGAACATGGTGCTCGAAGCCTGGGACGACACCAGCCCGGTCGCCTTCGACCGACAGCTGTGGTCGGAGCTGTGCTCGCTGCGCTTCCTCACCGACGCCCACAACGCGCTGATCATGGGCCCGGTCGGGGTCGGGAAGACGTTCCTGGCCACCGCGCTCGGGCACGCCGCGGTCCGCCGCCGCTACTCGGTGCACTTCGAGCGCGCCGACAAGCTGTTCAAACGCCTGCGCGCGGCCCGCCTGGACGGCACCCACGACGACGAGCTGCGCAAGCTGCACCGCGTCGAGCTGCTCATCCTCGACGACTTCGCCCTGCACCCGCTCGGGAGCACCGACACCAGCGACTTCTACGAACTCGTCGTCGAACGCCACCGGCACGCCTCGACGATCACCACCAGCAACCGCGACCCCAGCGAGATGGTCACCATGATGGCCGATCCGCTGCTGGCCCAGTCCGCCATCGACCGGCTCCAGTCGGCCGCCTACGAGCTCGTCGTCGAGGGCGAGAGCTACCGGCAACGCCAGAAACCCGTCCCCGCCGGCCGCTCCGCGGCCGACGAAACCGCCGAGCAGAGTTGA
- the istA gene encoding IS21 family transposase produces the protein MSYREVSVIEVKEILRLWLDGQSLRAVTTLAGVDRKTVRRYVEAGKAAGLDRDGGPGQLTDELLGTVVAAVRPARPRGTGTSWEIIAGERERIAGWLGDGLSLVKVHVLLERRGVTVPYRTLHRFAVAELGFGRRRATVPVVDGEPGVEVQVDFGRLGLIPDPARGNRRVTHGLIFTAVYSRHLFVFPAHRQTQDEVIAGFDAAWAFFGGVFAVVIPDNLAPVVDRADALFPRFNDAFREYAQHRGFAIDPTRVRHPQDKPRVERAVQYVRGNFFAGEQFVDLADCRARAVHWCTHVAGRRIHGSTRARPGEVFAAEEAPLLGPAPSAPFAVPSFTRPKVARDRHVEVARGLYSVPGELIGQRILARADANTVKLYHRGQLLKVHPRQAPGRRHTDPADLPTEVSAYALRDLDGLARRAETYGPNVGAFAAAVLEHPLPWTKMRQVYRLLGLARRHGAQDLDTACARALEVEVINVGLIERMLARGLHHQQGDDQHREGAGPAATGDAGATGSVVPAAGRFVRDADEFSTNSSSRRPS, from the coding sequence ATGAGCTACCGGGAGGTGTCCGTGATCGAAGTCAAGGAGATCCTGCGGCTATGGCTGGACGGCCAGTCGCTGCGGGCGGTGACCACGCTGGCCGGGGTGGACCGCAAGACGGTCCGCCGCTACGTCGAGGCCGGCAAGGCCGCCGGACTCGACCGCGACGGCGGGCCGGGCCAACTCACCGACGAGCTGCTCGGGACGGTGGTGGCCGCCGTGCGCCCGGCGCGACCGCGGGGCACCGGAACCTCCTGGGAGATCATCGCCGGTGAGCGAGAACGGATCGCCGGCTGGCTGGGCGACGGGCTGAGCTTGGTCAAGGTGCACGTGCTGCTCGAACGCCGCGGGGTGACGGTGCCGTATCGCACGCTGCACCGCTTCGCGGTCGCCGAGCTGGGATTCGGTCGCCGTCGCGCGACCGTCCCGGTGGTCGACGGCGAGCCGGGCGTGGAGGTGCAGGTCGACTTCGGACGGCTCGGGCTGATCCCGGACCCGGCCCGCGGCAACCGGCGAGTGACCCACGGGTTGATCTTCACTGCGGTCTACTCGCGGCACCTGTTCGTGTTCCCCGCCCACCGACAGACCCAGGACGAGGTGATCGCCGGGTTCGACGCCGCGTGGGCGTTCTTCGGTGGAGTGTTCGCCGTGGTCATCCCGGACAACCTGGCCCCGGTAGTGGATCGTGCGGATGCGCTGTTCCCGCGGTTCAACGACGCGTTCCGGGAGTACGCCCAGCACCGCGGGTTCGCGATCGACCCGACCCGGGTGCGACACCCGCAGGACAAGCCCCGTGTCGAGCGGGCGGTGCAGTACGTGCGCGGCAACTTCTTCGCCGGCGAACAGTTCGTCGACCTGGCCGACTGCCGGGCACGCGCCGTCCACTGGTGTACCCACGTGGCCGGCAGGAGGATCCACGGCAGCACCCGGGCGCGTCCCGGGGAGGTGTTCGCCGCCGAGGAGGCCCCGCTGCTGGGCCCGGCGCCGAGCGCGCCGTTCGCGGTCCCGAGCTTCACTCGCCCCAAGGTCGCCCGGGACCGCCACGTCGAGGTGGCCCGCGGGCTCTATTCGGTGCCCGGCGAGCTGATCGGGCAGCGGATTCTGGCCCGCGCGGACGCGAACACGGTCAAGCTCTACCACCGCGGGCAGCTGCTCAAGGTCCATCCCCGCCAAGCACCGGGACGGCGGCACACCGACCCGGCCGATCTGCCCACCGAGGTGTCCGCCTACGCGCTGCGTGATCTGGACGGGCTCGCCCGCCGGGCCGAGACCTACGGGCCGAACGTCGGCGCCTTCGCCGCCGCGGTGCTCGAGCACCCGCTGCCCTGGACGAAGATGCGGCAGGTCTACCGGCTGCTCGGGCTGGCCCGCCGCCACGGCGCTCAGGATCTGGACACGGCCTGCGCTCGGGCGCTGGAGGTCGAGGTGATCAACGTCGGGCTCATCGAGCGCATGCTCGCCCGCGGACTCCACCACCAGCAAGGCGACGACCAGCACCGCGAGGGGGCCGGCCCAGCGGCCACCGGCGATGCGGGCGCGACCGGTTCGGTGGTGCCGGCCGCGGGCCGGTTCGTCCGCGACGCCGACGAGTTCAGCACCAACTCCAGCAGCCGGCGGCCCTCATGA